One Loxodonta africana isolate mLoxAfr1 chromosome 4, mLoxAfr1.hap2, whole genome shotgun sequence genomic region harbors:
- the PMCH gene encoding pro-MCH, whose amino-acid sequence MAKMSLSSYTFILTFFLFSQGILLSAKSIRNLEDDMVFNTFRLGKAFQKEDTAEKSVVAPSLEQYKSDESSFMNEEGNRNSKNAGFKHNFLNHGLPLNLAIKPYLALKGSVAFPAENGVQNTESTQEKREIGDEENSAKFPIGRRDFDSE is encoded by the exons atggctaaaatgagtCTCTCGTCCTATACATTTATACtaaccttttttttgttttctcaaggTATTTTACTTTCGGCAAAGTCcataagaaatttagaagatgacATGGTATTTAATACATTTAGGCTCGGGAAAGCCTTCCAGAAGGAAGATACTGCAGAAAAATCAGTCGTTGCTCCTTCCCTGGAACAATATAAAAGCGATGAGAGCAGTTTCATGAACGAAGAGGGAAACAGAAATTCAAAG AATGCAGGCTTCAAACATAATTTCTTAAATCATGGTCTCCCACTGAATCTGGCTATAAAACCTTATCTTGCACTAAAGGGATCTGTAGCTTTTCCAGCTGAGAATGGAGTTCAGAATACTGAATCAacacaggaaaagagagaaattgGGGATGAAGAAAACTCAGCTAAATTTCCTATAGGAAGGAGAGATTTTGACAGTGAGTAA